GTGCTCCTTCCTCTCCGCTCGTCTCAGGTAAATAATGCGTCTTCCAGCTCAGTGGTCGGAGTCACGCGTTCATGCGTTTTGGGGGCATGGCTTTGGAAGGAGCCCAGAAGGAAGGGGGTGGAgtgaatggaaataatgagctgtctttaaaacagtcgtgagaggtctctacagacactcgatttttatactttctttttcagagtacttacatttgaattatttattgatatataCAGTGCCTTGCGAAAGTATTCGGCCCCCTTGAACTTTGCGACCTTTTGCCACATTTCAGGCTTCAAACATAAAgatataaaactgtaattttttgtGAAGAATCAACAACAAGTGGGACACAATCATGAAGTGGAACGAAATTTATTAgatatttcaaacttttttaacaaatcaaaaactgaaaaattgGGCGTGCAAAATTATTCAGCCCCCTTAAGTTAATACTttgtagcgccaccttttgctGCGATTACAGCTGTAAGTCGCCTGGGGTATGTCTCTATCAGTTTTGCACATCGAGAGACTGAAATTTTTGCCCATTCCTCCTTGCAAAACAGCTCGAGCTCAGTGAGGTTGGATGGAGAGCGTTTGTGAACAGCAGTTTTCAGTTCTTTCCACAGATTCTCGATTGGATTCAGGTCTGGACTTTGACTTGGCCATTCTAACACCTGgatatgtttatttttgaacCATTCCATTGTAGATTTTGCTTtatgttttggatcattgtcttgttggaagacAAATCTCAGTCCCAGTCTCAGGTCTTTTGCAGACTCCATCAGGTTTTCTTCCAGAATGGTCCTGTATTTGGCTCCATCCATCTTCCCATCAATTTTAACCATCTTCCCTGtccctgctgaataaaagcaggCCAAAaccatgatgctgccaccaccatgtttgaCAGTTGGGATGGTGTGTTCAGGGTGATGAGCTGTGTTGCTTTTACGCCAAAAATAACGTTTTGCATTGTTTCATCTGACCAGAGCACGGAATTCTGAGCGTATTCTGCCCATAGAAGGTAGCGAGACCAATCCTCCTGGTTCTGGCTGCAGTATGTTCTTAGGAAGCGAGTGAGTTCTTGATTCAACCTTTCGGTTTGTCCGTTGGCTTGAGGGTGATAGCCCGAAGTTAGGCTGACGTTGATGTCCAGAGCTTGAAAGAAGGCTTTCCATAACCGGGACGTGAACTGTGGACCACGATCTGAGACGATGTCTTCGGGTAATCCGTAGAGGCGGAAGACCCAATGACACAGTAATTCAGCGGTCTGCATGGCCGTGGGAAGTTTAGGCTGAGGAATCAGACGACAGGCTTTGGAGAACCGATCTATGACGGTGAGTAGAAGGCACAGGGGTGGAGTTTAGACGTGGGCCCCTGCCGCTGGGAGAGAACAGCCCCCACTCCAGTATTCGAAGCATCCACTTCTAGAATGAAGGGGATCGAAGGATCAGGGTGACGGAGTATAGGTGCGGTGACAAAGCGCTGTTTGATCTCTTGGAAGGCCTGATGGGCTGCGTCTGACCACATGAGACGATGAACGCCTTTCCTGACCATGGAAGTGAGTGGGCTGACCACCGTGCTGAAGTTTCGGATGAACCGACGATAAAAGTTGGCGAATCCTAGGAAGCGCTGTAACTCCTTCAGGGTATTAGGTTCGGGCCAGTTGAGGACGGCTTTGACTTTACTTTCATCCATGGCGACCCCCTCTGGGCTGATGATGTATCCAAGGAAGGCAGTAGACGTGGTGTGGAACTCGCACTTCTCCGCTTTGGCATAAAGTTGTTGGTCAATTAAGCATTGCAGCACTGCTCTGACATGTTGAATGTGTTCGTCAATGGTGTTGGAATAGATAAGAATATCGTCAATGTACACAATTACTGACCTGTCCAGCATATCCCTGAATATATCGTTAACGAAGGCCTGGAAGATCGAAGGACTATTGACCAGACCGAACGGCATAACCCGGTATTCGTAGTGCCCATTGGTGGTTGAGAATGCCGTCTTCCACTCATCTCCCTCCCTGATACGGATCAGATTGTAGGCACAGCGTAAATCCAGTTTGGTGAAGTATTGTGCAGTTCGTAGCTGTTCAAGAGCTGATGGCACCAGAGGAAGCGGGTACCGGAATTTCACGGTGATTTCGTTGAGACCCCTATAGTCGATGCATGGGCGCAGGCCCCCATCCTTTTTCCACACGAAGAAGAAGCCCGCGGATGCGGGTGAGGTAGACGGACGTATAAATCCTTTCTCTAATTCCTCCTTGATATATTTGGCCATGGCCTCAGACTCTGGTTGGGACAGTGGAAAGATACGGCCCCTGGGAGGCGAGTGACCTGGGAGAAGTTCAATGGCACAATCATGTCTACGATGTGGTGGTAGAGTGTTAGCTTGTTCTTTACTGAAAGCCATGGCGAGGTCGTAGTACTCCCTAGGCAGGTTGGGAACGACTGGAACCTCCGGGTTGACACAGACAGCATGAACTGGCAGGGGAGTGATCGTGGAAAGACATGATTCTTGACATTGAGCGCTCCATCTGGTGATCTGTCCCTCTCTCCATGAGATCTGTGGGTCATGGAGCCGGAGCCAGGGTAATCCTAGGATGACTGGAGTTGTAGATACAGGAAGAACGTAGAATTGAATATGTTCTTTATGGAGGAGGCCGGTTGACATCGGGAATTTCTCTGTTAAGTGGGTAATCAGTCCGGACCCCAGGGGGCGCCCATCTATCGTGGCTACAGTGAGAGAAGTTGAACATGGTATTAGAGACATGTTATTAGTTCTGGCAAATTCCTCGGAAATGAAATTACCAGCTGCCCCTGAATCCAATAAGGCAGCGGTAACCACACGAACTCCATTAATCCATAAAATGATTGGAACAGTTACACAGAATATGGAACTGACAGAGCTTAATGTGGCACTCACCGATTTAGCGACAGCCGACGATGGACGTGAGGGGCATGAGATCTGTTGGTGACCAGGTAATCCGCAGTACAAACACAGACGGTTGGTGAGGCGGCGATTTCTCTCCTCAGCAGACAAATGGTAGGTATTAACCTGCATGGGTTCAGGGGTTTCTTCGTGGCAAGTTGATACAGCTGGTAAAGGGCGTCGTGAACTTACGCGACGTGTGCGTTGCAGATTGTCAATGTTAATGGCCAGATCGATCAAACTGTTGAGGTCCCTGCCCTCATCGCGGCAAGCGAGCTCAGTCTGCAGTTCGTGTGAAAGACCCTTCCGAAACAAGACCTTGAGTGTATCATTAATCCAGTTTGTCTGTGCCACTAGAGTCCGAAAGTTCATGGCGTATTCGGCGGCCGTTAACCTCCCTTGCGACAACTCTAACAGGCGATCGCCTGCTCCCTTCCCCTCTCTGGGGTGATCAAAGACCTGGCGGAATCGTTCGAGGAATTCTTGGAATGTGGCGAACGCGGTCCCGTCAGTGCGCCATACAGCCGTAATCCAGTCTAAAGCCTTTCCCGTTAAAAGCGAGCAAACAAAGGCGATCTTACCAGTCTCTGTAGTATAAAGTGCGGGTTGTTGTTCGACAAAGAGGGAGCACTGGAGCAGAAAGCCTTTACATTTGGTTGCGTCACCATCAAACTTCTCAGGGAACGCTAGGCGAGGATTGACATGAGACGGCGTTTCAGCCGCATGGGTAATGGCGACCGCTGCGGGTGGTGGCGTCGTGGCGGTAGTGCTATGGATACTCTGAATGGCCTTGACCAGTTCCTCCGTTACGGAAGTCAAACGGTTCAATTGGTGCTGGTTAGCGGCGATCTGACTTGCCTGTGCAGCCATGTTGGCATACAGATGATCGTAAGCTGCTGGATCGTGTaacggcgaagtcttctgttgTGAGTCATCACTCGACAagggatccatttgcaagctttaatGAGAGATGCAGAGTCGTACAGGCGGGGATCAGAAACAGCAAACACAACAACGTAGAACAGACAGTATCGTGGTCAGAGACAGGCAGTAGGTCAGGGTCACAGGCAAGTATCACAGTCCAGGGAAACAGGCGGGGTCAGTAGGCAGGCAGCGGAGAATCAGTAGACGGTAAACAGACAAGAATGGCAACAGAAAAGCAAACAGGGTATAAACGCTTAGTAATGACAGCCGGGGCAATGATCAAGACTTCGCGTAGATCTGTGAGAACTGGCAGCTTAAATAACAGTCCTAACCAGCTGCAGCTGGCGGATGATCAGAGTCCAAGGTACGGggcttatgggaaatgtagtgtgcGTCAGTGTAAGTGAGTGAGTGGATGCGTGAATGTCAGTATTCCGGGGATGGAGCCCTCTGCTGGCCAGCGGAGGGAATCACGGGGTTCGTCTCCGTGACAGCAAGAGTCACAAATCATCAGTCTACTGGAATAAATGATAAAGTATTATGTACTTTATTCTTCATCTTCATTCTTTCATGTGTTATCATAAATCAAAAACATAATGACAAATAGAGGACAGTCATACAGAACTGTTTAAGGGTTAGATATATTATCATATAGTGCATGGTTTAGATGTAAAATCACAAAGTGAATGTTGAAAATGGCTTATAACAAGAGGAGTAAAACATCTGAAAGagaataatattatttatttatttataaaaaatcacattattatGTACCTAAAcaagttttaaaataataataataaataattaaataatcaaaTCATTATGCATCATTATCATAGTGGGTGGTAGATGGGTTGGTCAATCTGATCCAGACACTGTATAAATGAAAGGACATTAAGGAGAGTAGAACAAATTCCTAACAAGAGGAGACTCACTCATGGCCTATGAGACTCAAGTCATGAGTGAAATatcatttatgtttttataattgCTATCAGCATGGTCTGTGTTTCCGAAATGAAGCTCTAGCACAAGTTCTGCTGGGAAGACTCAAATGTTACGTCACTTATTAGCTCAGATCTAACCAAACATTATCTAAcacttggagtataaaagatTGGTACTTACACTTGTCTGTGTTCGCAGATGCTGTCGCAAACTttcacctccatcctccccaccaccaccaggatgatCCCCGTCCATACTCCCGTGGGGTCAGCTACACCCCTGCCTTCAGCTTCAGGCAGGAAACGCAAAGTCTGCAACCCTCAGGACTTGAGCTACGGACGGGGCCTACACCAAAGAACTTTAACCTTTATATTTTGCTTGCTTTTTGGTAATAAATATCAGTGTTACATTATCTTGCCTCCcaagtctttctggtagaactttATTATTTCAAGCGATAATTATGGCCCAAATCAATTTTTGACCGCAATTTGCTTTGGTAATATAAATTCCTTATATTCGAACTCTAATATTCTAATATATATAGTTACctacataaataatataaatgtgccTTTTACCCAATGAGTTTTTAGTGGTAGTTCTATAGCTGCACTGCACATGTGTTCTGAGTTCTGAGTCTGTATATCTGTACCTTTTCCCATCACTGTATGTTAGAAAAAGTGAGGAAACTGATTGCCTCAATTTTCAAGCAAAGTAATTTATGTTGTCATGACTTAAAATTTGTTTCATAATGGGGTCATAAGTATTGGTGGCTTTCGTAATGGTTACAAACTAGACAAATGTGCATTTAgaacaaaatagtttttttttttttttttttttttttttaaaaagcgaTTAGACAGAATTACCACAATTGCTTTTAATAAAGGAGTGTTACAATTCAGACCTCgttgaaccacgcccccctcacCACAAATACATACAATGATTAAGTAATTACAACATTATGCAGCATCAGAGTGGGCGGTAGATGGGCTGATCAGTCTGATCTAGACATTGTATAAATGAAACAACAAATAAAGAGAGCAGAACAAACTCGGAGACTCACTCATGGCCTATGAGACAGAGGATAATGAGACTCAATACTGCTTTCCTGCCATAAACTCATCATGTATCAAGGGGAAACGCTCCAGACATGAATACAACATCATGTATGTGTTTTTTTCATTGCTGTCAGCATGGACTGTGTTTCTGAACCTGCTGGTGATCATCTCCATCTCTCACTTCAAGAAGCTTCACACTCCAACAAATCtgctcattctctctctggcTGTGGCTGACCTGCTTGTTGGACTTATTGTGATACCCACAGAAGCCATTAAACTGATTGAGACATGTTGGTACTTTGGAAACAATGTATGTGGGTTGTTTACTATAATCATCAATCTGATTATTTTAGCATCTCTTATTAATTTAGTGTTAATTGCTGTTGATCGTTATGTGGCTGTGTGTCACCCTTTACTGTACCCACAGAAAATAACAATGACTAAAACTTTAATAAGCATctgtttgtgttggttttgcTCCTCAGCTTATAACACAACCCTTATAATTAATAATGGTTATTTTAACACCACACACAGATCAAATGTGTGTTACGGCGATTGCTCCATTATAATTACTTATGCCTGGAGTGTCATTGATCTGATTTTGTCCTTTCTGTCTCCTTGTATCCTgatcataactttatatttgcGGATTTTCCATGTTGTACATAAGCAAGTGAAAGTTATAAACTCTCTAAAGGGTGGTAAATGTGTAATGGAAGGTTCAGTGAGGAGGAAATCTGAGAGCAAAGCTGCTCTGACATTAGGAATCATTGTGACAGTTTATCTGCTGTGCTGGATTCCGTACTATATCTGCTCTATATTAGTAAGTTCTTCCACAAACATAAATGTTTTGACATGGGTCGTGTACACAAACTCAGGTCTGAATCCTCTGGTCTATGCTTTTTTTTACTCTTGGTTTAAGAAGACAGTTAAACACATCTTAACTCTGAAAATATTTCAGCCAGCATCCTCTCTGGTCAATATTTTTACAGAACATCAATTGTAATTAAACTGGTAGGCAAACTTG
The nucleotide sequence above comes from Chanodichthys erythropterus isolate Z2021 chromosome 10, ASM2448905v1, whole genome shotgun sequence. Encoded proteins:
- the LOC137029503 gene encoding trace amine-associated receptor 13c-like, producing MAYETEDNETQYCFPAINSSCIKGKRSRHEYNIMYVFFSLLSAWTVFLNLLVIISISHFKKLHTPTNLLILSLAVADLLVGLIVIPTEAIKLIETCWYFGNNVCGLFTIIINLIILASLINLVLIAVDRYVAVCHPLLYPQKITMTKTLISICLCWFCSSAYNTTLIINNGYFNTTHRSNVCYGDCSIIITYAWSVIDLILSFLSPCILIITLYLRIFHVVHKQVKVINSLKGGKCVMEGSVRRKSESKAALTLGIIVTVYLLCWIPYYICSILVSSSTNINVLTWVVYTNSGLNPLVYAFFYSWFKKTVKHILTLKIFQPASSLVNIFTEHQL